The following DNA comes from Sediminitomix flava.
TGCATTGTTTAGCTATTTGAATATTGGCATTAAAACCGTGAATAATCCAAGGCATTTGAGCTTTTGAAGACTTTCTTATTTCTAAAATTTCAGAATAAGCCCTTACACAATGAATAATTAATGGCTTTTTAAGTTCTTCTGAAAGTTCAATATGCTTCAAAAATATCTCTTTTTGAAAATCTAAAGAAACTTCAATTGCTTTATCTAATCCACTTTCACCAATAGCCAACAGATCACTTTCATTTTCAATACTTTTTAGAAATTCGTTCCAATTGACCTTTTCTACTTTGTTATAATCCCAAGGATGCCAACCAACTGAAAAAGGTATTTCAAAGCTATTTTGCTCAAAATCTTGAATGAAAATATTTTGAATACTTATCTGTTCTGCTCCTCTTTTTCCATTAAAATGTGTGTGGATATCTACAAAAGGATAATTGGTTTCTGTCAAAAATATCTAATAATTAAAGTCCTGTGATTAGTAAACTAGAAATCAAATATATACAAGATTTTAGAAAGTCTGATCTTTTTGAATTATGATTCTCCCCGAATTAAAAAAAGTCCCATTCTCAAGAACTTGAAAAACATATACTCCCTCTGACAGATTTGGTAAAAAAATCTCATCAATTTCGCCCAATAAATCTGTCTGAAAAACAGCTTTTCCATATAAATTATATAACGTAAATGTCTTTGGCTGATTTGATGATTGAATGTAAATCGGATACTGATTAAGTACAGGATTCGGATATACAATTAAATCTTTCTCTTGGGTAAATAAAATTGAAGCCTCATCTGATAAAATCAGACTTTCATCCTCTAATATTATTGAGGCTCTAAACACTTGTCTTCCTGTTCCTTCTAGCGGGATACTTAAATTTAGTAAAGTCTCTTCAATATTATCTTGAATACTCAATACCTCTGAGAATCCATTTTCAACTCTCTCGAAATGCACTTCTTTAACTCCCAAAATACTACCAAGTTCTAAAGACAAATGTGCTAAATCATTTTCTCCTTTCTTCACCAAAAAACTTGAAATATAACATGAACTAAATTGAGTATTTAAATCAACTGCATAAGAAGACAATCCTCTTCGTTCATTTTTGAAATATGGTGTGAGAGAGAAGGTTTCGGGAATTGACACTCTTTTTTCGAAATACTTATAATTTTCTTTTTCTAAACTATAAAATGATTTAACTCCTTTACTTATTTCAGCTATTTCATAACTCTCAATATTTGAGATAGAATCCCATGCTAAAATAAATCGATCATCGCAGTTTACTGCAAAATTCAAATTCGGAATAGGATTGACTGTAAACTCATCAGAATAAAAATATTCATTCTCAACTTTCATTCGTAACTGTCCAATACTTGTTACTTCAGGGATAAACCATTCATAATACCCTAAATTGAGATCAATATCATTTTTAACTTCTCTCCAACTATCAGCCTCATCACTAAGATTATCCCACTTTACTTCTAAAGTTCCTAACTTACTTTCAAAAGAATTTCTCCATCTGACAATCCTAGTTTTACCACTCTCTAATGGATCTGAAAAAGTTGGGTAAGTCCATTCAAATTTATCCTTAACTGTATAATCATATGAAATAGAAAATTTCTGAAAATCAGTATGTAACTCAGTTGATTTCACCTCTATGGTATACATTCCTTCAGTAGGTTTTTTCACCGAAATGTATTCAACATTATTAAGGTGATCTTCAGCTCTAATCGCATCCAATTTTAAACTGTCAATATGATTAGCAGAAGAAAGTACCCAAGGTAAAACTTGCCCCCCTTCATTTGTTTTAAGAACTGCATCTAGGTCATTTATTAAAGCCTTATAATCTCCTAAATTTGCCTGTGGATCAGTCCAAACTAATGAGAGTTTCAACTCTGAAACATCGGATGGTATAGAAAATGAAAAGCTTTTTATTTCATTTTCCTTCAAAGAATCTTCAAAAAACTGATGATTGATTAAAGTTGACATAGCTCTTTCCGCATCTAATCTACCATATCCAGAAATGTAATCAGGCCCTTCATTTTCTATATCGATAGCAGTAGTTATTAAAAGAGATTTGATTAAAGATGAAAGAGCTGAACCAGCATAACGTTTTTGATAGGCTTC
Coding sequences within:
- a CDS encoding TatD family hydrolase, translating into MTETNYPFVDIHTHFNGKRGAEQISIQNIFIQDFEQNSFEIPFSVGWHPWDYNKVEKVNWNEFLKSIENESDLLAIGESGLDKAIEVSLDFQKEIFLKHIELSEELKKPLIIHCVRAYSEILEIRKSSKAQMPWIIHGFNANIQIAKQCIQKGIIPSFGAFLFNEKTKAFRTIRELKGELFFLETDDQEKYEIKDIYNQVAQIHRIELEELKENIYITFKRLFDLS
- a CDS encoding S8 family peptidase, producing MIFFQKKFYHISHILILNLFILQKIHSQTVQSIEVSSPNTLFEVGKGEINQAYKDSRKLKIYRRQGKDSYIVEGVKSDSILDSIGLDDSVKFYASNFYNPPNDVRNYLIQFSLESDFIQELQLNKIKYGIVKKYSEYNSYQLRLSAENLVKVQSLKSVTRIDIANKPLSESPLNELDLSVNQIQFLHHKFADFLGKEKVVAIKELQFNKEDIDLSDRSVTTNFEALETSNHATAMATLIGGAGNSFITGKGVAPKTSLASTSYENVFPDVSKMFSDLDVHVQNHSYGFDIANYYSLESSAYDQQVFENPEILHVFSAGNKGDSIPEIGTYKGIGNFANLSGKVKMAKNILLVGAHNQYYEVDLRSSRGPAYDGRLKPEIVAYGRNGSSDAAAYVSGTAILLKEAYQKRYAGSALSSLIKSLLITTAIDIENEGPDYISGYGRLDAERAMSTLINHQFFEDSLKENEIKSFSFSIPSDVSELKLSLVWTDPQANLGDYKALINDLDAVLKTNEGGQVLPWVLSSANHIDSLKLDAIRAEDHLNNVEYISVKKPTEGMYTIEVKSTELHTDFQKFSISYDYTVKDKFEWTYPTFSDPLESGKTRIVRWRNSFESKLGTLEVKWDNLSDEADSWREVKNDIDLNLGYYEWFIPEVTSIGQLRMKVENEYFYSDEFTVNPIPNLNFAVNCDDRFILAWDSISNIESYEIAEISKGVKSFYSLEKENYKYFEKRVSIPETFSLTPYFKNERRGLSSYAVDLNTQFSSCYISSFLVKKGENDLAHLSLELGSILGVKEVHFERVENGFSEVLSIQDNIEETLLNLSIPLEGTGRQVFRASIILEDESLILSDEASILFTQEKDLIVYPNPVLNQYPIYIQSSNQPKTFTLYNLYGKAVFQTDLLGEIDEIFLPNLSEGVYVFQVLENGTFFNSGRIIIQKDQTF